The window GGCTCTCGAAATCGTTCAGGCCGCGATAGCGGAGAAGGATCGTCTCGGTGCGTCAGTCATCTGGATGCAACTCGGGGTAATCAACGACGCGGCGGCGGAGCTTGCGCGCGCACACGGGTTTACTGTCGTCATGAACCGGTGCCCGAAGATCGAACTTTCGCGGCTCGGTTGAGATAAGCGATCAGGCCCGTCACGATCATTGCCGCAGCGATGAGTCCTGTCACCGGGTTGGAGACGGAGAAAAGCGCGGCGGCGATCAGAAGCGCGTTTGCTACAGCGATGATCCCGACGACGGCAAGGTGCGAATTGAGGGCAGTCGCCGCGCGCTGATAGGCATGACTCCGGTGGGCTTCCCACGGAATTTCTCCGCGCAGGATGCGGAGAACCAGGGTCAATGTTGCGTCGGCGAGGAAGTAGGCCGGTAGAATGAGCGCCGCCGCCCATAGGCCGCGTTGCGCAAGATCGAGCAACAGGACGCCGGTCAACAGGCCAAGCGGAACGCTACCGACATCTCCGAGGAAGAGCAGCGGTGCCGTGCGTGCGTTCCAGATCAGGAACCCGGCAGCAGCGCCGAGCAACGCAGCCGCCAGTGGCGCATAGGGTAGGGCGATTCCTGCGACGGCGGCGATCAGGAGATAGCCGAGTGAAATGGAAATGGTTTCCGAACCGGCGAGCCCGTTTATGCCGTCCATGAAATTGTAGAGGTTCATCATCCAGGCGAGCGCAACGGTTGCTGCAACGCGGTCGGCCCAAAGAGGAAGAAGGTCATGGAAGACGAGCGTGCCGGGGTCTAGTTTAGAAAGCACGAGGGCGGCGATGCCGAGATGCGCTGGAAGGCGGATAAAAGCCGAAAGATGACCGAGGTCGTCGCGCCACGAAATCAACGCCGCGAACAGTGCCGCGGTCCCCACGATGAGCCAATCGGGCGTGGCTGGTGGAAGGGGCATGGCGGCAAATACGGCCACCGCCGCAGCGGCGAGCAGCGGAATGCCCCCGCCTTTCGGAATGAGCCCCCGGTGCATGGTGCGCTGATTTTCGCTCGCCAGAGCACCCTGACTCTTGAGCCACGGGATGGCAGCGCGAGTGGCGACCGTTGAGAGGACGAACGCGAGGCCCGCTGTTAACAGCAACTGCAAATGCTCATTATCTCCCTTGCCACGACACGTGCGTTGCCAGCGTTCGATAGCAGAGCCGGGGGCCGCGTACTATGCCTTAGAGCCTGGCCAAACTCTCTAAAGAGCGCCAGGAAGGCCTCCTGCTTGCGTCATCCTGACGTCCTAATTTTTCAATCAGATTATGGCCATGTAGGGGGACGTGGGTGCATTCTGGGGCGTGAAGGGACGGCAAAGGGATACCGAC is drawn from Hyphomicrobium methylovorum and contains these coding sequences:
- a CDS encoding glycosyl transferase, with protein sequence MQLLLTAGLAFVLSTVATRAAIPWLKSQGALASENQRTMHRGLIPKGGGIPLLAAAAVAVFAAMPLPPATPDWLIVGTAALFAALISWRDDLGHLSAFIRLPAHLGIAALVLSKLDPGTLVFHDLLPLWADRVAATVALAWMMNLYNFMDGINGLAGSETISISLGYLLIAAVAGIALPYAPLAAALLGAAAGFLIWNARTAPLLFLGDVGSVPLGLLTGVLLLDLAQRGLWAAALILPAYFLADATLTLVLRILRGEIPWEAHRSHAYQRAATALNSHLAVVGIIAVANALLIAAALFSVSNPVTGLIAAAMIVTGLIAYLNRAAKVRSSGTGS